From a region of the Aeoliella mucimassa genome:
- a CDS encoding VWA domain-containing protein produces MVAVLAAFIALAITLLAEALHWRRMHRIAHLAFGPEARPRMWVRVAPFVLAAAVAACVWGLTTLLLIEPKVHTSTKIAESELKHLVLVLDVSPSMRLVDAGPEGDISRQQQVHRLMNSFFERVQLPNYRTSVVAVYNGAKPVVIDTKDRQVVDNILDDLPLHLAFNIGKTDLFAGLGEAADIVADFPPRSTTLLLLSDGDTVPATGMPEMPKSVEHVVVVGVGDPVAGKFIDGRQSRQDASTLRQIAVRLGGVYHDGNQKHLSTSLIRSIAATDAVSTLEKLTLREFALIASATGAVAISVIPLLLHYFGSGWQPGVRYSNTVSRERKRVTSQKFNRHAPKAALQSKASPSVTSAPS; encoded by the coding sequence ATGGTAGCCGTACTTGCCGCATTCATAGCCTTGGCCATCACGCTGCTGGCCGAAGCGTTGCACTGGCGACGTATGCATCGCATTGCGCACCTGGCGTTCGGTCCCGAAGCCCGCCCGCGAATGTGGGTCCGTGTCGCCCCGTTTGTGTTGGCCGCCGCCGTGGCCGCCTGTGTGTGGGGGCTGACGACATTGCTGCTGATTGAACCAAAGGTGCACACCAGCACGAAGATTGCCGAGAGTGAACTCAAACATCTGGTGCTGGTGCTCGACGTGTCGCCGAGCATGCGGCTGGTCGATGCGGGCCCAGAAGGCGATATTAGCCGCCAACAGCAAGTGCATCGCTTGATGAACTCGTTTTTCGAGCGGGTGCAGCTGCCGAACTATCGAACCTCGGTGGTCGCGGTCTACAACGGAGCCAAGCCGGTGGTGATCGATACCAAAGATCGGCAGGTGGTCGATAACATCCTGGACGACTTGCCGTTGCATCTGGCTTTTAACATTGGCAAAACCGACCTGTTTGCCGGCCTCGGCGAGGCAGCCGATATTGTCGCCGATTTCCCGCCGCGTTCCACCACGCTATTGCTGTTGAGCGATGGCGACACGGTGCCAGCCACCGGCATGCCCGAAATGCCGAAGTCGGTCGAGCACGTCGTGGTGGTTGGTGTGGGAGATCCAGTCGCGGGCAAATTCATCGACGGCCGGCAAAGTCGACAAGACGCCTCGACGTTACGGCAAATTGCCGTGCGGTTGGGGGGCGTTTACCACGATGGCAATCAAAAACACCTTAGCACGTCGCTTATTCGCTCGATTGCCGCTACCGATGCCGTGAGCACGCTCGAAAAACTGACCCTTCGCGAGTTTGCCCTGATTGCCTCAGCTACCGGTGCGGTAGCGATTAGTGTGATTCCGCTGCTGCTGCATTACTTTGGATCAGGCTGGCAACCAGGCGTTCGCTACTCCAATACCGTTTCCAGGGAAAGAAAACGGGTAACGTCTCAGAAGTTTAATCGACACGCGCCTAAGGCTGCCTTACAATCGAAGGCCAGCCCATCGGTTACCTCTGCCCCCTCATAG
- a CDS encoding vWA domain-containing protein gives MSFRLFWPIIVLLMLVPIAILLWQWRRRRPGVVMPYDHGQTGSGPWLRTLLNSVASLPALLLAVVVLILAGPTRLTEPEVHRKLTNIEFCVDVSGSMMATFGEGNRYDASMQAIDDFLVAREGDAFGLTFFGNEVMHWVPITTDSSAIRYAPPFMRPEVAPPMFGGTEIGKALLACQRRLIETDNGDRMILLVSDGNSFDLLNGSDMEIANQLKENNIVLYAIHIAESEIPDPIINITSYTGGEAFSAGDVEGLNSVFTRIDDMEQAEMERTAADAVDYYRPYALTGLSIIGLGLVCSLGLRYTPW, from the coding sequence ATGAGCTTCCGCCTGTTCTGGCCAATTATTGTGCTGCTGATGTTGGTGCCAATCGCCATTTTGCTATGGCAATGGCGTCGCCGTCGGCCGGGGGTGGTGATGCCCTACGATCATGGCCAGACGGGTAGCGGGCCCTGGCTGCGAACGCTGCTCAACTCGGTTGCATCGCTGCCGGCACTGCTGCTGGCGGTGGTCGTGCTGATTCTGGCAGGGCCGACTCGGCTGACCGAGCCAGAGGTTCATCGCAAATTGACCAACATCGAGTTCTGCGTCGACGTCTCGGGCAGCATGATGGCCACGTTTGGCGAAGGCAATCGGTACGACGCTTCGATGCAAGCGATCGACGATTTTCTCGTCGCCCGCGAGGGTGATGCCTTCGGGCTTACGTTCTTCGGCAACGAGGTGATGCACTGGGTACCAATCACCACCGACTCGTCGGCGATTCGCTACGCCCCGCCGTTCATGCGACCTGAAGTCGCGCCGCCGATGTTTGGCGGTACCGAAATCGGCAAAGCACTGCTCGCCTGCCAGCGGCGTTTGATCGAAACCGACAATGGCGATCGCATGATTCTATTGGTGTCCGACGGCAACAGTTTCGATCTACTCAATGGCAGCGATATGGAAATTGCCAACCAGCTCAAAGAGAACAACATCGTGCTGTACGCGATTCATATTGCCGAGTCGGAGATCCCCGATCCCATCATCAACATCACCTCGTACACCGGCGGCGAAGCATTCTCTGCCGGCGATGTCGAAGGGCTGAACTCGGTGTTCACGCGCATCGACGATATGGAACAGGCCGAAATGGAACGCACTGCCGCCGACGCGGTGGACTACTATCGACCTTACGCTTTGACCGGCCTGAGCATCATTGGCTTGGGACTCGTTTGTTCATTGGGATTACGTTATACGCCATGGTAG
- a CDS encoding DUF58 domain-containing protein codes for MEGTLHNIEPLDSRQFVIAIKRLATSLSYGNDRSPFLGSGLEYVQSRPYQFGDSVKSIDWRVTARAGRVFVKEYEAPKRLPCYLLIDTSASMTISSHHISKYWMAIHIAGGIAFACLDRASPVGVVAVGERTLRVEPSLSKTQILQWFHELRSHRYDESTSLGMRVAQLSPRLSSTSLVIVLSDLHDPRAVPALRQLAEQHDVAVIQLQDPAESGVRRAGFVRAGEAETGKQFTTRSGRKWLEHDETAEALKRRGIDHLLLPTDQPFVHNLRNFFRARDLLRRGAR; via the coding sequence TTGGAAGGTACACTTCATAATATTGAACCGCTCGACTCGCGGCAGTTCGTGATCGCTATCAAGCGATTGGCGACCAGCCTGAGCTACGGCAACGATCGCTCACCGTTCCTCGGGTCGGGCCTGGAGTACGTGCAGTCGCGGCCATACCAATTTGGCGACTCGGTCAAAAGTATCGACTGGCGCGTGACTGCCCGGGCGGGGCGGGTGTTCGTTAAAGAATACGAAGCTCCCAAGCGGCTCCCATGTTATCTGCTGATTGATACGTCGGCTTCGATGACGATCAGCAGTCATCACATTAGCAAGTACTGGATGGCCATCCATATTGCCGGAGGAATTGCGTTCGCCTGCCTCGACCGTGCCAGCCCTGTCGGCGTGGTAGCGGTCGGTGAGCGAACGCTGCGGGTGGAGCCGAGCCTGTCGAAAACGCAGATCCTACAATGGTTCCATGAATTGCGAAGCCATCGCTACGACGAATCGACTTCGCTCGGCATGCGAGTCGCCCAGCTCTCGCCTCGACTTTCGAGTACGTCGTTGGTCATTGTGCTGAGCGATCTGCACGACCCGCGGGCGGTGCCAGCGCTCCGGCAACTGGCCGAGCAACACGACGTGGCCGTGATTCAACTGCAGGACCCAGCCGAGTCGGGCGTGCGGCGGGCGGGGTTTGTGCGTGCCGGCGAGGCCGAAACTGGCAAGCAGTTTACCACTCGCTCCGGCAGGAAATGGCTCGAGCACGACGAAACCGCCGAAGCGCTGAAACGCCGCGGAATCGATCATTTGCTACTGCCGACCGACCAGCCGTTTGTCCACAACTTGCGGAACTTTTTTCGCGCTCGCGATCTACTACGAAGGGGAGCGCGTTGA
- a CDS encoding AAA family ATPase: MSIVESDPPTQTVDGTIEFIARVRERVGQVVVGQDVVVERLLIALFTSGHILLQGVPGVAKTLLASTLSKAIHLDFSRIQFTIDLLPSDILGSEILDQQSGSFRTHKGPIFTNLLLADEINRAAPKVQSAMLEAMQERKVTIGDTAYPLPVPFLVIATQNPVEQSGTFELPEAQLDRFMLLHRLGYPEPEHEREILRRNMSLGIRREGKGAVARNEFDSINDEPVGSEDMLVEAMHSVHEVHVSDTFLEHVIEIIDRTRRHPDLELGCSPRAGIAMTKAARARALIHGRNYVTPEDLYELAEDVILHRIRANYEALAEGRTTASALQEILQEVGA, translated from the coding sequence ATGTCCATCGTAGAGAGTGATCCGCCGACGCAAACGGTTGACGGGACGATTGAGTTCATTGCTCGCGTTCGTGAGCGGGTAGGGCAAGTCGTCGTCGGCCAGGACGTGGTGGTCGAGCGATTGCTCATCGCGTTGTTCACCAGCGGACATATTCTCTTGCAAGGCGTGCCGGGCGTCGCCAAGACGTTGCTCGCATCGACCCTGAGCAAGGCGATTCATCTCGACTTCAGTCGTATTCAGTTTACGATCGACTTGCTCCCTTCCGATATTCTCGGTTCCGAGATTCTCGATCAGCAGTCGGGCAGTTTCCGCACCCACAAAGGTCCGATCTTCACGAACTTGCTGCTGGCCGACGAAATCAATCGGGCAGCTCCCAAGGTGCAGAGCGCCATGCTCGAAGCGATGCAGGAACGCAAGGTAACGATCGGCGATACGGCTTATCCGCTACCGGTGCCGTTTTTGGTGATCGCCACCCAGAATCCGGTCGAACAGTCGGGCACGTTCGAACTGCCCGAAGCCCAGCTCGATCGTTTCATGTTGCTGCATCGACTCGGATATCCGGAGCCAGAGCACGAACGCGAAATCTTGCGACGCAACATGTCGCTCGGTATCCGTCGCGAAGGCAAAGGAGCCGTCGCTCGCAACGAGTTCGACTCGATCAACGACGAGCCTGTCGGCAGCGAAGACATGCTGGTCGAAGCGATGCATTCGGTGCATGAAGTGCACGTGAGCGACACCTTCCTCGAACACGTGATCGAAATCATCGATCGCACCCGCCGGCACCCCGATCTTGAACTCGGCTGCAGCCCTCGTGCTGGTATCGCGATGACCAAAGCCGCCCGCGCTCGGGCGCTGATCCATGGTCGCAACTACGTGACTCCCGAAGACCTCTACGAACTGGCGGAAGACGTCATTCTGCACCGCATCCGCGCCAACTACGAAGCGTTGGCCGAAGGACGCACCACGGCGTCCGCGCTGCAGGAAATCTTGCAAGAAGTCGGTGCGTAA
- a CDS encoding RNA 2'-phosphotransferase, translating into MNKEQLKKISKGLSYVLRHRPDSVGIELGDGGWVEVDRLLAAYQEHGKRLTRETLEVVVEENDKQRFEFSSDGRQIRARQGHSTEVDLGYEPQTPPEVLYHGTATRNLESIQADGLRKGRRHHVHLSTNQETMLQVGMRHGKPVLVAVDARQMAADGYLFYKTGNEVWLTEHVPPKYLGVIEP; encoded by the coding sequence ATGAATAAGGAACAATTGAAGAAGATTAGTAAGGGCCTGAGCTACGTGCTCCGGCATCGCCCCGACTCGGTCGGCATCGAACTCGGCGATGGTGGCTGGGTAGAGGTCGACCGATTGTTGGCCGCCTACCAAGAGCATGGCAAAAGACTCACTCGCGAAACGCTGGAAGTGGTCGTTGAGGAGAACGACAAGCAGCGATTTGAGTTTTCGAGCGACGGCCGCCAGATTCGCGCCCGACAGGGACACTCCACCGAGGTCGATCTCGGCTACGAGCCCCAAACCCCGCCGGAGGTGTTGTACCACGGAACCGCGACGCGGAATCTCGAATCGATCCAGGCCGATGGATTGCGAAAAGGTCGTCGACACCATGTGCATCTCTCGACCAACCAAGAGACGATGCTGCAGGTCGGCATGCGTCACGGCAAACCGGTGCTGGTGGCGGTCGACGCCAGGCAAATGGCGGCCGATGGATACCTATTCTATAAGACCGGAAACGAGGTATGGCTCACCGAGCACGTGCCGCCGAAGTACTTGGGGGTGATCGAACCATGA
- a CDS encoding NADAR family protein, translated as MAIEFYSKRTLYSELSNFSNHAFEIDGKHYPTVEHYFQAMKFPGHEQAETIRTADNPMVAKQLGRTRKVPLRSDWEAVKLDIMRDAVRAKFTTHPELRELLLGTGDETLVEAAPRDYFWGCGAKKTGQNWLGKILMEVRDELRNAPVGNESDE; from the coding sequence GTGGCCATTGAATTTTATTCGAAGCGAACGTTGTACAGTGAGTTGTCGAACTTCTCGAATCATGCATTCGAGATCGATGGCAAACACTACCCGACGGTCGAGCATTATTTCCAGGCGATGAAGTTCCCTGGTCATGAGCAGGCCGAGACCATCCGCACAGCAGACAATCCGATGGTTGCCAAACAGCTTGGGCGTACTCGTAAGGTACCGCTACGGTCGGATTGGGAAGCGGTGAAGCTCGACATCATGCGCGATGCGGTGCGGGCGAAATTCACCACGCATCCCGAATTGCGTGAACTGCTGCTCGGCACCGGCGACGAGACACTCGTCGAAGCCGCTCCCCGCGATTACTTTTGGGGATGCGGTGCGAAAAAGACCGGCCAGAACTGGCTCGGCAAAATATTAATGGAGGTGCGTGACGAATTGCGAAACGCACCAGTAGGAAATGAAAGCGATGAATAA
- the pncA gene encoding bifunctional nicotinamidase/pyrazinamidase — protein sequence MKALLLIDIQNDFLPGGALQVPEGDRVISVANRLMDDYDLVVATQDWHPVDHQSFASQHPGHKVGEVIVVDGLDQVLWPDHCVQGTAGAELAGQLDRGKIDHIVTKGTDRTIDSYSGFFDNGHRKATGLGDYLAKHGVTAVDLVGLATDYCVKFTALDAVKLGLATSVIAEGVRGVELQPGDCQAAFAEMQSAGVVIQ from the coding sequence ATGAAAGCACTATTGCTGATTGACATTCAGAACGATTTTCTACCGGGCGGTGCGCTGCAGGTTCCGGAGGGGGATCGGGTGATCTCGGTCGCGAATCGCCTGATGGACGACTACGACCTGGTGGTCGCGACGCAGGATTGGCATCCGGTCGATCATCAGTCGTTCGCCAGCCAGCATCCAGGCCATAAGGTCGGCGAGGTGATCGTGGTCGATGGACTCGATCAAGTCCTCTGGCCAGACCATTGTGTGCAAGGTACCGCGGGGGCGGAGCTGGCCGGTCAGCTCGATCGCGGGAAGATCGATCACATAGTCACTAAGGGAACCGATCGCACGATCGATAGTTACAGCGGGTTTTTTGATAACGGTCATCGTAAGGCGACTGGGCTGGGCGACTATCTGGCGAAGCATGGCGTAACAGCGGTCGATCTGGTGGGATTGGCCACCGACTATTGTGTGAAGTTCACCGCGCTCGATGCGGTGAAGCTCGGATTGGCGACAAGCGTAATTGCCGAGGGGGTGCGAGGGGTCGAACTACAGCCGGGAGATTGCCAGGCGGCGTTTGCCGAAATGCAATCGGCCGGAGTCGTGATTCAATGA
- a CDS encoding NUDIX hydrolase, with amino-acid sequence MAYTYEFARAALTVDIVVFGLDEQALQVMLIERDLPPFEGEWALPGGFVRVDEPLDEAARRELSEETGLNQIYLEQLYTFGSVERDPRERVVTVAYYALVNLEGHHVQASTDARNAAWFDLNDLPKLAFDHEQILETAYERLRGKVRYQPIGFELLPERFTLRQLQHLYEVILDRELDKRNFRKKVLAMGILKETSEIEKDVAHRAARLYRFDKRAYDRLTKKGFHFEI; translated from the coding sequence ATGGCTTACACCTATGAGTTCGCCCGCGCGGCGTTGACGGTCGACATTGTCGTATTCGGGCTCGACGAGCAGGCGCTGCAGGTGATGCTGATCGAGCGCGATTTGCCGCCGTTCGAGGGAGAGTGGGCGCTGCCGGGGGGATTTGTCCGCGTCGACGAACCACTCGACGAAGCCGCCCGCCGGGAGTTGAGCGAAGAGACTGGTCTCAATCAGATCTATCTCGAGCAACTTTATACGTTTGGTAGCGTCGAGCGCGATCCGCGAGAGCGGGTGGTGACCGTCGCCTACTACGCGTTGGTAAACCTTGAAGGTCATCACGTACAAGCGAGCACCGACGCCCGCAACGCCGCCTGGTTCGACCTGAATGATTTACCCAAGCTGGCGTTCGATCACGAGCAGATACTCGAGACCGCCTACGAACGGCTGCGCGGCAAAGTACGTTACCAACCGATCGGTTTCGAGCTGTTGCCCGAGCGGTTCACGCTACGCCAGTTGCAGCACTTGTACGAGGTGATTCTCGACCGTGAGCTCGATAAACGCAACTTCCGCAAGAAAGTGCTCGCGATGGGCATCTTGAAAGAAACCTCGGAGATCGAAAAAGACGTTGCCCACCGCGCCGCACGGCTCTACCGCTTCGACAAACGGGCCTACGACCGACTTACCAAGAAAGGATTTCACTTCGAGATTTAG
- a CDS encoding nicotinate phosphoribosyltransferase, whose protein sequence is MTTPTGLALLTDLYQLTMAFGYWKLQRSEQHAVFHLFFRKPPFAGGYAIAAGLAPAIDFLQSFRFESSDIDYLATLTGNDDRPLFDAGFLEYLAELRLTCDVDAMPEGTLAFAQEPLVRVRGPILQCQLLETALLNIINFQTLIATKASRISGVTAGEPVLEFGLRRAQGVDGGLAASRAAYLGGCAATSNVLAGKQFGIPVKGTHAHSWVMSFDDELESFAGYAEAMPNNCVFLVDTYDTLDGVRHAVEIGKRLRERGHEMVGIRLDSGDLAYLSIEARKMLDAGGFPQATIVASNDLDEHIIESLKGQGAKIAVWGVGTKLATAYDQPALGGVYKLGAMQQPDGSWQPKLKLSEQTAKTTIPGVLQVRRFEQQGTLVGDMIYDETSGIDSRESIVDVKDANRRKHFPPEATSTDLLVPVLRGGDLVSRPESIHESRSRATTELARLHPSVRRLMNPHEYPVGLEIGLHELREQMIRDRRWGSAS, encoded by the coding sequence ATGACGACTCCTACCGGATTAGCGCTGCTTACTGATCTTTACCAGCTCACCATGGCGTTCGGCTATTGGAAGCTGCAGCGAAGCGAGCAGCACGCGGTGTTCCATCTCTTTTTCCGCAAACCTCCGTTCGCCGGTGGGTACGCCATCGCGGCCGGACTGGCGCCGGCCATCGACTTCCTGCAGTCGTTTCGATTCGAGTCGTCCGACATCGACTACCTGGCGACGCTCACCGGTAACGACGATCGTCCGTTGTTCGATGCCGGCTTTCTGGAGTACCTGGCCGAATTGCGTTTAACGTGCGATGTGGATGCCATGCCCGAAGGCACTTTGGCTTTCGCCCAAGAGCCGCTGGTGCGGGTTCGCGGGCCGATTCTCCAATGTCAGCTTTTGGAAACCGCGCTGCTGAACATCATCAATTTCCAAACGCTCATCGCGACCAAAGCGTCGCGCATCAGCGGAGTCACGGCCGGCGAGCCAGTGCTCGAGTTCGGTTTGCGACGAGCCCAGGGAGTCGATGGCGGATTGGCAGCCAGTCGGGCGGCTTATCTCGGCGGTTGTGCGGCTACTTCCAACGTGCTGGCTGGCAAGCAGTTCGGCATCCCCGTCAAAGGTACCCACGCCCACAGTTGGGTGATGTCGTTCGACGACGAACTCGAATCGTTCGCCGGCTACGCCGAAGCGATGCCGAACAACTGCGTGTTCCTGGTCGATACTTACGACACGCTCGATGGAGTGCGGCACGCGGTCGAAATCGGCAAACGGCTTCGCGAGCGTGGGCACGAGATGGTGGGCATTCGGCTCGATTCTGGCGACCTGGCCTACTTGAGCATCGAAGCCCGTAAGATGCTCGACGCAGGGGGCTTTCCCCAGGCGACGATCGTCGCCTCGAACGATTTGGACGAGCACATCATCGAAAGCCTGAAAGGGCAGGGGGCCAAGATTGCCGTGTGGGGAGTCGGCACAAAGCTCGCAACTGCCTACGACCAACCCGCCCTCGGGGGAGTCTACAAGCTCGGAGCCATGCAGCAGCCCGATGGTAGCTGGCAACCAAAGCTGAAACTATCGGAACAAACCGCCAAGACCACGATTCCAGGCGTGTTGCAGGTCCGGCGGTTCGAGCAGCAAGGCACCTTGGTCGGCGACATGATTTACGACGAAACTTCCGGCATCGACTCCCGCGAGAGCATTGTCGACGTCAAGGATGCAAACCGTCGCAAACACTTTCCTCCTGAGGCTACTAGCACCGATTTGCTGGTGCCAGTGCTGCGGGGAGGAGACCTGGTTTCCCGTCCCGAGTCGATTCACGAGAGCCGATCGCGGGCGACCACCGAGCTCGCGCGGCTGCACCCAAGCGTCCGCCGGCTGATGAATCCGCACGAGTACCCAGTGGGACTCGAAATCGGGCTGCACGAATTGCGCGAGCAAATGATTCGCGACCGCCGCTGGGGTTCAGCGAGCTAG